TTAGAAGTCGCCTTACCTTCTAGTTAAGAAAGAGGAGATTACTATCCAATCCTGGCTAAAAACGGCTGTGTTCCTAGCGGTAACAGTATTTCTAACTCGATTCATTCCGTTCTCTGAATTTTTCCGCAATGTAGATACATTGGTGCATGAGCTGTCACACGCCCTTGTTACTCTTATGCTGTCAGGCAAAGTCATGTTTATTCATCTCTATGCCGATCAGAGCGGCGTTACGTATTCTTCCTATGCGGGTACGTGGAAGTCCATTCCGATTTCACTTGCGGGATATATGGGCTCGGCGTTGTTTGCGATGCTCTTATTTTACCTGCACTCCAAGAAGAATGAGAAGGAAGGGTTAATTGCAATTGCGGTTGTCGCCTTGCTTGGCTTGTCTTTATTTGTTCGAAATGGCTATGGTATGGCTTGGTGCGGGGGCTTTGCTGCTCTAACGATCATAGTATGCTATTTTTCACGTCCAGGGTTGCTGAAAGCTTATTATTTACTCATTGCCTTTCTCTGCTTAGTGGAGTCAGTCATTAGCTCATTGATTATTCTTAGTAATACGTTTCAAAATTCCGGACCTGGGGGGGATGCGGCTAATCTCAGCAGCGACACTTACATTCCCGCAGTATTCTGGGCACTATTTTTCACAGTATTCTCCCTCTGGTGCGCGCGCACATCGATCAAGCTATTTTACAAACGAAGCTTTGATTAATGAATAGCTTCCTCACACAGCTTTCTCTAATTCGCGACTATGGAAAATAGGATAGACTAAGCTTGTCAGTAAATTATGTGAAGCAGGTATAAACAAGATGACACAAACAGAACAGCACCTTTACCGTTTCAGTGAATCGCCCATCTGGGAGCTGCAGCGCTCTTATTATGAAGAGCAAGGAATTAAGGCGTGGCAAACAGAGGAAGTCCCTCAATACATAACAAGTAATCCAATCATTGCTATGGCTTATGCCGAAATGATATTCGGGTTTCTTCAAGATAGAGCCCGATTAGATAGCACCTCTGAGCCTGTCACGATCGTTGAGCTTGGAGCAGGCTCAGGTCGATTAGCCTTCCATATTCTTAACGAGTTGTGCGGGCTTATAGAATTTGCGGGTATTTCGCTTCCCCCTTTCCGTTATGTTATGAGTGATTTAGCTGACAAAAATATAAGCTATTGGCAACAGCATAGAGGCTTAATTCCCTACCTTGAACAAGGGATATTGGATTTTGCGAAATTTGATGCAGTTAAGGACACAGAATTAAGACTGGTGCAATCGGGTGTCCTTTTGGGAAAAGGTGATCTGCATCAGCCGTTGTTGGTTATAGCCAATTACTTCTTCGATAGCATTCCGCAAGAGCTGATCTACGTAGAAGAAGGTAAAGTCTACGAATGCAAGGTTTCCTTACAGCTTCCGAGCGGGGTGGAGGGTGCTGATCAAAGCCCATCGGAAATGCTGAAGCAAGCCGTTCTTGAATATCACTACCGGCGTGCAGCCGATTACGAACGAAAAACATATCCGTACCATAACGTGGTTGAGCTTTACAGAGAGAAGCTTGAGGATTCCCATATTCTTTTCCCAGCTATTGGTTTGGAGTGCTTAGAGCGGATTGGACAGCTGTCACAACAGGGCTTCCTGCTGCTGACGGCGGATAAAGGTGACCATCGATTAGAAAGCTGGGAATTCGCTGAGCCTCCTAAGTTAATTCATCACGGAAGCTTCTCAATTACAGCCAACTATCATGCTATTCAAATGTTTTTCGAGCAGAAGGGTGCAGTGTCGTACTTCACCACGCATCATCATAACAACTTAAACGTAGGCTGCATTCTCATGCTACATGATCCGATGGGTTATGCGAACACTCGGCTAGCTTATCGTAGATTCATCGAACGGTTTGGTCCTGATGATTTTTTTAGCATGAAGGAATGGTTCGATGGTCAACTGGAGGAAATGGAGCTGCGACAAGTTCTAGCCCTCTGGCGACTAGGTGGCTATGATGCCCAATGGCTGCTGCAAAGCGTTCGTCGGATATCTGATCTTCTTCCAGATTGCACAGAGCAGGAGATGGAGGATATTCGTAGTGGGATTCACAAAATGTGGAAATCCTATTATGATATGAATGAGATGCACAACTTGGCGTTATACTGCGGGTTCCTGCTTTATCAGATGTATATGTTCGAGGATTCGTTGTTTTTCTTTGAACAGTCACTTCATCATAGTGAGGCAGATTCCGAAGTGCTCTATCATCTTGCTGTTTGCAGCTATGAGGTGGAGAGCTATGACTGTGCATTGGATTATACGGTTAAAACCTTGGCCCTTGAGCCTGAACATGAAGGAGCCCTGACGCTTTATAAGCTTGTTAAGGTGTTAATTTAGGACATCGAATCACAAAAAGTGAAGGCGAGGAATTGAAAGTGCGTATTGATGGAATTGATGGAATGACAGTAACGAATATTCAGGATGAAGTACAGCAAGGCGGGAAATTCGTGGTTTATACTTACTGCTTCTCCGTTATATTAATGACCTTCAAACGCAGCTCAGATATTTATTTTGTTAGATATAACGAAAGCTCTGTTGGGAAGGGGATGAAATATACTCTCCTCAGTTTGTTAGTAGGCTGGTGGGGGATACCGTGGGGCCCGATCTATACCATTGGCGCGTTATTTACAAACCTAAAGGGCGGCAAGGACGTAACCGAGGAAGTAATGAACTCGATTATGGAGCAAGTAGCTTCATAGTGCCGATGTCAAAATAGCATCCAAGAGACATACATACATACATATAGATAGACAGAGAGCCGTCTTTCCCACAAATGGGTTAGGCGGCTTTTTTTATTTATAAACCCTGAATAGGCGAGAACTCACTCTTCAATCGTCTTTTCTTCGATACCGCACGCGTGTCTTCGCTTGGAGTGCTAGAGGTATACAAATTATAGCTATTGTCCCAAGTGATACGGCGAATGGTGTTGCAAGCCTATTGTTCTAATGGTTTTGTTTCAAAATTTTAGCAGAGAATGCTGTTAAATCAATCCTTTATAATATATACTATTCATATTGGAATTTAAGGTTTAATGTAATTAATTTGTCTCAATTAAATGACTGGAGGAGTTACGATGACTCAAAAAGTGTTAGTAAGCGCCTGCCTATTAGGCCATAAGGTGAGGTATGACAATGGAGATGTTCCTTGTCTGGATCAGCGGTTCTTGAATTGGCATGAAGCGGGGAGATTGGTTCATATTTGCCCGGAAGTGGTCGGTGGGCTTCAGACACCTCGCCCGGATGCGCAGCGTCAGGGAGATCGTGTCGTTACTGGAGATGGTGTCGATGTCACCGAACCGTTCGAGAAGGGTGCGCAAGCGGCACTGAAATTAGCTTTGGAGCATAAGGCGACGATTGCGATTTTGAAGCAGGATAGTCCGTCATGCGGAAGCTTGTTTATTTACGACGGGTCATTTACTGATGCGAAGATAGCAGGTGAAGGTACGACTGCGGAATTGCTAAGAAAAAATGGAATCAAAGTATTTGGAGAAGATCAATTAGATGAGGTTGAACGGGAGTTAGCTATAGTTGATGGCACAAGTTCATGAATAATGTAAGATAGGGGCATATTTGATAGGGTTTTATAGTGAATGAGTTGTTCGTCATTCTATGTTTTTTAATTCCGATAGAAGTGGTAATTCCAACTGGAAAAGTCAGAATAAAAGGGCTAACTAATATTTATATCACATAGAAAACGCAGTAGCAATAAAAAAATAGTAAAAAATGCAAAAAAGTTCTTGAATAGGTTCAAGAACTGTAGTAACTTGTATATGAAGCTAATAATGAGGAGATGGAATAAATGGAAAATATGGCGATGAAGATGATGATGAACATGTGTATGGAAGAAATGATGTGCAAGATGAAGTGTATGAAGATGATGATGGACCAAATGCAAATGATGGACATGAACATGATGAAATCAATGGACATGGATGTAGACATGATGATGGCTAAAATGCAAGAGTGCGACGAAATGACAACAATGATGATGAAAATGATGCGTGAGATGAAACAAGTTTCCATGTAATAACGTCTTTGGAATCTGACCATTCCGCAGACGGGCAGAGCAGACAGCTGCATGCCATCCCATTTTCCGGGTAGAGCAGATGAAGCTGTAATAATAGCATATGATAGTGCAGGTGTTTCGGTTCCGGTAAAGGGATCGGGGCTTTTTTTATTTTATAGACTTTATAAGGTGCAAATGCCAGTACTCATAAAGGTGTCATCCAATTTCGCGGATTTGGTGGCCGATAACGTTCCTTTGTACTTTTAATTCCCACACGCGCTCTTTCAACGCTTGTTGTCTGTCACTATTATCATTAATGCGAAGCTGTTCATATAGCTCAAGCATCTTCTGGTTAACCTCGTCAAACCGAATCCACAATTCTTGGCGTACTCGGTGTGCCTTGAGTTCCTCAATTGCAACTTCCTTATGCTTGAACTGCTCAAGGATCTGGTTCTGCCACTCGGAGTCACCGATTTCCACAGCAAAGTTGAATAAATCCAATTGATCGTCGATCCAGACTTGAGCAACTTGCTTCGGTAATGTCCTCATGGGAATCAGCTCCAAACTCTCTTTTTGGTGTATACCAAGTATTATACTCGGAATTAAAGGTTTTGCAAGTGAAGAATGCGGAATACTTAAATTTTATTTTAAAGTGGGTAAAAGTTAGAGGTTGTAATAGCGGGCTTTTAGCGCACCCCACTTCCTCTATTGTGGAAGAAGCTGTGGATTGGCGGGAGATAGTGAACGGAGGGTTCCTTATTAGGGCTGAAGTTACTGTTTGGCGGGAGATAGTGAACGTAGGGTTCCTTATTAGGCTAGAAGTTGCTGATTGGCGGGAGATAGTGAACGTAGGGTTCCTTATTAGGGCTGAAGTTACTGTTTGGCGGGCGATAGTGAACGGAGGGTTCGTTATTAGGGCCGAAGTTACTGATTGGCGGGCGATAGTGAACGTAGGGTTCCTTATTAGGGCTGAAGTTACTGTTTGGAGGGAGATAGTGAACGTAGGGTTCGTTATTAGGGTTGAAGCTACTGTTTGGCGGGAGATAGTGAACGCAGGGTTCCTTATTGGGGCTGAAGTTACTGTTTGGCGGGAGATAGTGAACGGAGGGTTCTTTATTAGGGTTGAAGTTGCTGATTGGCGGGAGATAGTGAACGGAGGGTTTCTTATTAGGGCTGAAGTTACTGTTTGGCGGGAGATAGTGAACGGAGGGTTCGTTATTAGGGCCGAAGTTACTGTTTGGCGGGAGATAGTGAACGGAGGGTTCCTTATTAGGGCTGAAGTTACTGATTTGCGGGCGATAGTGAACGTAGGGTTCCTTATTAGGGCTGAAGTTACTGATTGGCGGGAGATAGTGAACGGAGGGTTCGTTATTAGGGCCGAAGTTACTGATTGGCGGGCGATAGTGAACGGAGGGTTCCTTATTAGGGCTGAAGCTGTTGTTTGACGGGCGATAGTGGAACGAGGGTACGTTAATGTGACCGAAGCCACTGTTGGCACGCCCAATTTTTTAACCCTAGTAGATTGGTAATGTTGTATAATATTCCTAAAATATTAAAAAGGGTGGAATATTTTGCGGATGAAGAAATTTCTAGCGATTTCAATGCTAACTATTATGGCTTGGAGCTCATCGGGATGCAGCGATAATAAGGAATATTCGAAGGCCGTCGAGATTCATTTTCAGGTCTTCTATCCAGAGAATCATCCTTTCTTTGCAGATGGGAAGCTCGTAAAGGCTGCTGAAAATTTTCACAAACTAAACCCAGATATTAAAGTAATAATAGATTACTTGGAGTCTAATGAGGCAATGGCTTTAACCGATAACGATACAAAGCTACTTGAAAGTGATAAGCCGCAGGATATTGTCCCATTTGCAATTAACAAGCTCGGTTTGGCAGAGCAAAATGGATGGTTGAGAGATATGTCTTCACTAGTAAGCTTATCTGGGCCAGGGCAAATGGATATTAATCAGACGATCCTTGAAGCGGGCACAATTAATGGCAAATTACTTTTGCTACCGTATGCCGTTAATCCAAGGGTGATTTTATATAATAAGGATATTTTTGATAAGGCGAGAATTCCTTATCCTCAAGAGGAGTGGACCTGGGAACAGTTTAGAGACATTTCGAAAAAAATAAAACCGTCCATTGGCAGCGGCTCAGTGTTACCTTACGAGCCTTTAACCTTCGACGTACTTATGGCGAGTACAGGAAAAGGGATATTGTCGCCGAGTGGGGATACTTCAGTTGGGTATTTAGATAGTCCTGAGGCAGTCCGCACCATACAGTGGCTTAATCAGTATTATCAAGACAATGTGGACGAGCTTCATAAGCTAAGTCCTAAAAGCAATAGTGATGCCTTGGATGGATTTGTCGACTATAGCACAGGGATGATTCTTAATAGTGCCTTCTCTAAATTTTATTCTTTCGAGGGAACGAATAAGGATAAATTGGGCATTGCATCGCTTCCCTATTTCGAAGCAGGTAAGCGAGCTAATGCTATTGGATTCTCAACAATTGGAATCTCTCAGAAAAGCCAGCATCCCCAGGAAGCGTGGGCATTTATTGAATATCTCACGTTAACGAATAATGAAGATTCAATCCAATTCTCAGATACAATTCTAACCAGTGCGAAAGTGGCAGAAGCGGCAGGCCAAACAACAGATCCGAGCAAAAGCGTAGCCCTTAAGGAAATGGATTATGTAGTGAAATCATCTAGTGAGGCAAATCAGTTTTTTACCCAGGCATGGAATAAAGAGCTGACTGCCCAATTTCAAGAGCTTCTGAGAACAGAGGATCATAATATTCCTGCTAGGTTACACGAATTAGCACTAGCGCTTGATAAAGAATTGAACCGTTTGAAAACGATAGATGAACAGCTGGAATAAATGCTTGTTCGTTGTGTTGTGATCAAAAAGAAGACAGCGGCAAATATTTACTCGCCGCTGTCTTCTCTTATTTTATATTCTTTGTGCAACAATCATAATTTCAATGTCAGATACAGACAATTGCTTATCACTAAAGTTTCCAGCGGAACATCCATATCCGTTCAATACTCTGAATCCGGATTGTTCAAAGAGGAGCTTGAGCTCTCGGAAAGTGAAGGCGGTTGTGTAAATCCCAACTTCCTTTGAAGCTCCTTCGGAGTTGGTGATCGTTTCAATAGCGCTTGTAGTATTGGTGTAAGCATTCATGTTATCGTCAATTCTAACTGCGCTTAGGGCGTTAATGGCCGTTAAAACAAACAGTGAGTCACGCTTTAATACGCGATGAACTTCACGAAGTATTTGTTTATGCCCTTCATCGTCACCGGCTAAACCAAATGCACCTTCACATAGACAGATGGCTCCATCATATGATTGAGTCAACGGTAAACGACGGGCATCTGCCACGATGAACGTAGCATTCAAATTTTCCTCGGCAGCTCTTCTTTGAGCCAGTTCAATAAAAGATGAAGAAATATCAACTCCCGTTGTCATGAAACCACGGCGTGATAATTCTAAGCTATGCCGACCTGGACCACATCCGATATCGATTATTGAAGCGTCTGCTTGCAGGTCCATGTGCTCTATCAAAAAATCAACTTCTTGCAGTGTCCCCTTAGTAAAACCAAAATTCAAGTAATTTTCTCCTAAAAAGTTACCTATCTCTTCGTAAAAGTTACCGCTATATTTATTGTTTTGGTTTGTCATGCTTACCTCCATTAATATATGTGACACAGAGGAGGTTATATTGATGAATATTACAGCTCCGTGTCCCTTATTTGATATTGCGCTGAAATAAGACATAAACTTTTCATGTTCATCACTCGCTTTTCTTTAGATATTTTATAATAATCATAGAAGGAAACTTTTGTCTACGAAGAGATTTTTTTCAATAAAGTGGTATTGGGATTCAAGTTATTGATGTAATAGGTGTGATTTAATACTCCCATTCAAAAAGCTTGTCAGGCTAGTCTGCATAAATGGTCAAGTCCCCTCATAGACATGAACCATGGAATTATTAATGTGCAGAGGGGTGGATCGCATGCGTCGTCGGATTTCATGGATCACTGCTATTGCTCTTGTCTCGGTCATTTTATTGGCCGGCTGTGGGAGCAAAAACGCGGATTCGATCGTGAAGGACTTGGACAAGGTTGTTGGCAAGATGGAGAGTTATGAAGGCAGCGGTACGATGATCTTACATACAGGACAGCAGCCGCAAACGTACAAGGTAGAGGTGTGGTACCAGAAGCCGGATCTATACCGGATATCGCTAACGAATGAGAAGCAGGATGTTACGCAAATTGTGCTTCGTAACGCAGACGGTGTATTCGTTCTCACGCCGCAGCTCAATAAAAGCTATCGTTTCCAAAGCGATTGGCCGAAAAATCAAGGACAGGTTTACTTGTACCAGACGTTAGCTCAGAGCATTATCTTGGATAACTCTCGTCAGTTCACTACAACTAAAGACAGCTATGTATTCGATGTCATGGCTGGTAATTATCAGAATGGCTCGTTCGCACGTCAGAAGATTTGGTTAGCACAAAATGATTATGCTCCAAGACATGTCGAGGTTTCGGATGCAAATGCAAAGCTGATGGTAGAGGTCAATTTTGACACCTTCAAATTCGGCAAGAAATTTGATAAATCCGCATTCGACATGGAAAAGAACATGGGAGCCACTCCTAACACTAAGCCTTCAGATTCGTCAAATGGTAGTGCGAGCCCAGATAATACAGCAGCCCCGGATCCTTCGGCAACACCTGACAATGAAACCACCGCGCAACCTGATCAAGAGGGGGTAACTGGAAATGGTAATACTACACCAGTTGCAGCCATTGAATTTAAACCAATCGAGCCGGATATAGATGCATTACCGGTAGGTGTTGAGCAAAGAGATACAACAGAAGTGCAGCTCGGGGAGCATCAAGGTATTATGCTTCGTTATACTGGAAGCTATGATTTTACAATAGTAGAGTCAGTGGCTAAGGATAGAGCTGTTACGTTAAGCAAAGGAATTGCACTGGACCTTGGATTCACGATGGGGCATCTCACAGAAGGCGAGTCTAGCACGCTGACTTGGACGAAGGATGGAATTGAATTCCGTCTGAGTACAGAGGATCTTCCGCCTGAAGCTATGATTACAATCGCTCAATCGATGACGGAATCCTCAGGTAAATAAAAAAGTAGCCAAAGGCCGGTCGTTCTATGATCGGCCTTTGGCACAAGCATAGTTATCTAAGCTTCTGCCACGTGGTCCCATAGATTACGACTATCGTTTGAAATTATCTAGATAGGAATAGGTTTCCAACCTGTTTAGCGTTGACAGTACCGCATCCTCCCGGTAACATTACTATAATGTAGCATTAGCAGCAGGGTAGGGTAGGTGAACGGTCTGTGGACTGTTATTATCGGCCAACTGTGGCCGAGATTTCTTTAGATGCCCTTGATCACAACATTAGGGTGTTCCGTAAACGTGTACCTGAAGGTACAAAAATACTAGCATCAGTTAAAGCAAATGCTTACGGGCATGGGGCAGTAGAAATTGCCCGCAGAGCTGTAGCGACTGGTGTAGATTACTTAGGGGTTGCGTTCTTGGATGAAGCGTTGCAACTACGCTCATCAGGAATAGAGGCTCCCATTCTGGTGCTAGGATATACTCCGGTAGAGGGACTGCTCCTTGCAAGGGAGAAAGGCATTACAGTAACTTTATATCGTGAACAGATGCTGGATGATGTAGAAGCTCTTCCTGTCTCTGACGTGGGTAAGAAATTAAAAGCGCATATAAAAATTGATTCTGGGATGGGCCGATTAGGTTTACTTCCAGGCAAAGAAGCAGAGCGGTTCTTGGAGAGGGCTTTCACGCTACCCCAGCTTGAGGTAGAGGGGCTATACACTCACTATGCGCGTGCGGATGAAGTAGATAAGGAATACACATTACTTCAGGTGCAGCGGTTCGGGAGTGTTGTAGATTACGTAAAACGCTCAGGGCTACCGATATCAATTATTCATTGTGGAAATAGCGCCACGGGAATAGATTTGCCAGAGCATGTCGGTCAAATGCTGCGTCTCGGTATTAGCATGTACGGTCTGTACCCTAGTCCGGAAGTCAATTCCGACCATGTGGAATTGGAGCCCGTGCTCACCTTGAAAACCTCCGTTGTGCATGTCAAAAGCTTGGCTGCTGGTGAAGGGATTAGCTACGGAACGCGTTATTTTACGCAGGACACTGAATCTATTGGTACTTTGCCGATTGGTTACGCGGACGGTTTTAGCCGAATGTTAAGTGGAAATGCGGAAGTGCTTGTTCGTGGACATAGAGTTCCTGTGCTAGGCAGGATCTGTATGGATCAATGCATGATTCGCTTAAGTGATGCCGAGGTTCAAGATTTGCCGCAGATTGAAGTGGGCGAAGAGGTTGTGCTGATCGGGCGACAAGGAGATAGCACTATATCTGTTGAAGAAGTCGCAACGAGGCTAGGGACAATTAATTATGAAATAACTTGCATGCTGGCGGCTAGGGTTGCGCGGGTTTATCGCAGTAATGGTAAGATAATATCGGTTGTCAATCCGCTGCTTGGGTAATATTGGATAGCATTTTTTTGTATGATTAAGGCAGGAATGTTAGGCATCTATCTCGAATGCTAATTTAGTACGATGATAGATATTAAAAGTTATGCTGTTTTTAACTTATGGTTCGTATATTTCTTAGCAGACTCATGCATACTGGGAAATAGGGTGCTTGTTGGAAAATCTTTGGGGGTGTCCGTTCGGTGGCCAATTTACACAATACGAAACGCATTATGATCAGTCTTCCGGATCATTTGCTGCGTGAAGTCGACTTCGTAGTCGCCAAGGAAAATACCAACCGCAGCGAGATAATCCGCCAGGCTATGAAGCATTACTTAGTTGATCGCAAGAAGCGGTTAATTCGTGATGCGATGCAACGTGGCTATTTGGAAATGGCCAAGATCAATCTGAATATGGCATCTGAAGCTTTTCACGCCGAAGAAGATGCCGACAATATACTCGGACGCCTCGTAAGCGGGGTGTAGGCTTTGATTGTGAAGCGCGGGGATGTTTTCTACGCCGATTTGTCGCCGGTCGTTGGTTCGGAGCAGGGTGGTGTTCGTCCTGTTCTTGTTATCCAGAATGATATTGGCAACCGTTTTAGCCCAACAGTTATTATTGCGGCTATAACGGCTCAGATTCAGAAAGCGAAGCTGCCCACACACGTCGAAATCGAAGCAAAGAATCATGGCATGGAGCGCGACTCGGTTATCCTGCTTGAGCAAATCCGCACAATCGATAAGCAACGATTAACGGACAAAATCACGCATCTGGACGATGAGACCATGCGCAAGGTGGATGAAGCTTTGCAGATTAGCGTAGGATTAATTGATTTCTAAGACGAGGCAG
This portion of the Cohnella abietis genome encodes:
- a CDS encoding M50 family metallopeptidase, translating into MFLAVTVFLTRFIPFSEFFRNVDTLVHELSHALVTLMLSGKVMFIHLYADQSGVTYSSYAGTWKSIPISLAGYMGSALFAMLLFYLHSKKNEKEGLIAIAVVALLGLSLFVRNGYGMAWCGGFAALTIIVCYFSRPGLLKAYYLLIAFLCLVESVISSLIILSNTFQNSGPGGDAANLSSDTYIPAVFWALFFTVFSLWCARTSIKLFYKRSFD
- a CDS encoding tetratricopeptide repeat protein, whose amino-acid sequence is MTQTEQHLYRFSESPIWELQRSYYEEQGIKAWQTEEVPQYITSNPIIAMAYAEMIFGFLQDRARLDSTSEPVTIVELGAGSGRLAFHILNELCGLIEFAGISLPPFRYVMSDLADKNISYWQQHRGLIPYLEQGILDFAKFDAVKDTELRLVQSGVLLGKGDLHQPLLVIANYFFDSIPQELIYVEEGKVYECKVSLQLPSGVEGADQSPSEMLKQAVLEYHYRRAADYERKTYPYHNVVELYREKLEDSHILFPAIGLECLERIGQLSQQGFLLLTADKGDHRLESWEFAEPPKLIHHGSFSITANYHAIQMFFEQKGAVSYFTTHHHNNLNVGCILMLHDPMGYANTRLAYRRFIERFGPDDFFSMKEWFDGQLEEMELRQVLALWRLGGYDAQWLLQSVRRISDLLPDCTEQEMEDIRSGIHKMWKSYYDMNEMHNLALYCGFLLYQMYMFEDSLFFFEQSLHHSEADSEVLYHLAVCSYEVESYDCALDYTVKTLALEPEHEGALTLYKLVKVLI
- a CDS encoding DUF523 domain-containing protein, with translation MTQKVLVSACLLGHKVRYDNGDVPCLDQRFLNWHEAGRLVHICPEVVGGLQTPRPDAQRQGDRVVTGDGVDVTEPFEKGAQAALKLALEHKATIAILKQDSPSCGSLFIYDGSFTDAKIAGEGTTAELLRKNGIKVFGEDQLDEVERELAIVDGTSS
- a CDS encoding ABC transporter substrate-binding protein yields the protein MKKFLAISMLTIMAWSSSGCSDNKEYSKAVEIHFQVFYPENHPFFADGKLVKAAENFHKLNPDIKVIIDYLESNEAMALTDNDTKLLESDKPQDIVPFAINKLGLAEQNGWLRDMSSLVSLSGPGQMDINQTILEAGTINGKLLLLPYAVNPRVILYNKDIFDKARIPYPQEEWTWEQFRDISKKIKPSIGSGSVLPYEPLTFDVLMASTGKGILSPSGDTSVGYLDSPEAVRTIQWLNQYYQDNVDELHKLSPKSNSDALDGFVDYSTGMILNSAFSKFYSFEGTNKDKLGIASLPYFEAGKRANAIGFSTIGISQKSQHPQEAWAFIEYLTLTNNEDSIQFSDTILTSAKVAEAAGQTTDPSKSVALKEMDYVVKSSSEANQFFTQAWNKELTAQFQELLRTEDHNIPARLHELALALDKELNRLKTIDEQLE
- a CDS encoding class I SAM-dependent methyltransferase; amino-acid sequence: MTNQNNKYSGNFYEEIGNFLGENYLNFGFTKGTLQEVDFLIEHMDLQADASIIDIGCGPGRHSLELSRRGFMTTGVDISSSFIELAQRRAAEENLNATFIVADARRLPLTQSYDGAICLCEGAFGLAGDDEGHKQILREVHRVLKRDSLFVLTAINALSAVRIDDNMNAYTNTTSAIETITNSEGASKEVGIYTTAFTFRELKLLFEQSGFRVLNGYGCSAGNFSDKQLSVSDIEIMIVAQRI
- a CDS encoding LolA family protein codes for the protein MRRRISWITAIALVSVILLAGCGSKNADSIVKDLDKVVGKMESYEGSGTMILHTGQQPQTYKVEVWYQKPDLYRISLTNEKQDVTQIVLRNADGVFVLTPQLNKSYRFQSDWPKNQGQVYLYQTLAQSIILDNSRQFTTTKDSYVFDVMAGNYQNGSFARQKIWLAQNDYAPRHVEVSDANAKLMVEVNFDTFKFGKKFDKSAFDMEKNMGATPNTKPSDSSNGSASPDNTAAPDPSATPDNETTAQPDQEGVTGNGNTTPVAAIEFKPIEPDIDALPVGVEQRDTTEVQLGEHQGIMLRYTGSYDFTIVESVAKDRAVTLSKGIALDLGFTMGHLTEGESSTLTWTKDGIEFRLSTEDLPPEAMITIAQSMTESSGK
- the alr gene encoding alanine racemase, whose translation is MDCYYRPTVAEISLDALDHNIRVFRKRVPEGTKILASVKANAYGHGAVEIARRAVATGVDYLGVAFLDEALQLRSSGIEAPILVLGYTPVEGLLLAREKGITVTLYREQMLDDVEALPVSDVGKKLKAHIKIDSGMGRLGLLPGKEAERFLERAFTLPQLEVEGLYTHYARADEVDKEYTLLQVQRFGSVVDYVKRSGLPISIIHCGNSATGIDLPEHVGQMLRLGISMYGLYPSPEVNSDHVELEPVLTLKTSVVHVKSLAAGEGISYGTRYFTQDTESIGTLPIGYADGFSRMLSGNAEVLVRGHRVPVLGRICMDQCMIRLSDAEVQDLPQIEVGEEVVLIGRQGDSTISVEEVATRLGTINYEITCMLAARVARVYRSNGKIISVVNPLLG
- a CDS encoding CopG family ribbon-helix-helix protein, which codes for MANLHNTKRIMISLPDHLLREVDFVVAKENTNRSEIIRQAMKHYLVDRKKRLIRDAMQRGYLEMAKINLNMASEAFHAEEDADNILGRLVSGV
- a CDS encoding type II toxin-antitoxin system PemK/MazF family toxin, with product MIVKRGDVFYADLSPVVGSEQGGVRPVLVIQNDIGNRFSPTVIIAAITAQIQKAKLPTHVEIEAKNHGMERDSVILLEQIRTIDKQRLTDKITHLDDETMRKVDEALQISVGLIDF